A single region of the Branchiostoma lanceolatum isolate klBraLanc5 chromosome 1, klBraLanc5.hap2, whole genome shotgun sequence genome encodes:
- the LOC136438118 gene encoding leucine-rich repeat-containing protein 15-like: MSNWLLGLLLLIILKEAGPTTACSSSCLSSCDCSNRGLSSVPQSLPTNITSLDLQDNLQKLYLYSNQIANLQAGTFSNLPNLELLSLFSNKITDLQAGTFSNLPKLEVLFLSSNLITNIQIGTFSNLPKLQKLYLYSNQMTNLQAGTISNLPQLELLSIHSNNITNIHPETFSNLTQLQKLYLYSNQIANLQAGTISNLPKLELLSLFSNKITDLQVGTISNLPKLEVLSIHSNNITNIHPETFANLTQLQNLYLYSNQITNIQVGTFSNLPKLQKLYLYSNEVTNLQAGTISNLPKLEVLSLSLNLITNIQVGTFSNLPKLEVLSIHSNNITNIHPETFSNLTQLQKLYLHTNQITNIHVGTFSNLSQLQVLLLQNNKLDLFPIKELSMVPKIVLLELRNNQMATLPLEAYDILSSISKVDVENNPWQCDCRMVGFRKEISGSLDFENQVKCTNPRNYGQLLKNINPKDLTCEEPTIVRFERGDNKTFVHGETIQMVCEASGVPIPDIAVSLPSGQNATVESEGRVTVDVNGSITIANMTAGDAGLYACIATSPVGSTSATLVINVDLKEPTTGTMSPVTSPPYIVRFESIDDSPLVQGETLNLVCEASGIPTPDITVTLPSGLNATVESAGKVTVDVNGAITITDVTAADAGLYICIAASLVGSTFATLSIYINSQLNVPPTSFSQTIIVGSVVGVVVGTVLFVIIWHKKRSKCSPSEHHLSVTINAATAVTVINTEQAQGHTSIGTNEDLEYDNVISPSHRSHLVTNHRQHLDDNFEEGYEVPSIPLMNVASPQADYQNAAMYENESIDAHDSLHEYQSLDEVETEIENEHDYLTLN; the protein is encoded by the exons ATGTCTAACTGGCTTCTTGGACTGCTCCTGCTTATCATCCTGAAGGAAGCTGGACCAACAacagcctgcagcagcagctgtttatCTTCCTGTGACTGCAGCAACAGAGGCCTGAGTAGTGTTCCTCAAAGTCTGCCTACTAATATCACTAGCCTCGACTTACAGGACAAT CTCCAAAAGCTGTACCTGTACTCCAACCAGATAGCTAACCTCCAGGCTggtacattctcaaatctacccaaCCTTGAACTGTTGTCCTTATTCTCCAACAAAATAACTGACCTCCAGGCTggtacattttcaaatctacccAAGCTTGAAGTGTTGTTCCTGTCCTCAAACCTGATAACTAACATCCAGATTggtacattctcaaatctacccaaGCTCCAGAAGCTGTACCTGTACTCTAACCAGATGACTAACCTCCAGGCTGGTACAATTTCAAATCTACCCCAGCTTGAACTGTTGTCCATACACTCCAACAACATAACCAACATCCACCCTGAAACTTTCTCAAATCTAACCCAGCTTCAAAAGCTGTACCTGTACTCCAACCAGATAGCTAACCTCCAAGCTGGTACAATCTCAAATCTACCCAAGCTTGAACTGTTGTCCTTATTCTCCAACAAGATAACTGACCTCCAGGTTGGTACAATCTCAAATCTACCCAAGCTTGAAGTGTTGTCCATACACTCCAACAACATAACCAACATCCACCCTGAAACTTTCGCAAACCTAACCCAGCTTCAAAATCTGTACCTGTACTCCAACCAGATAACTAACATCCAGGTTggtacattctcaaatctacccaaGCTCCAGAAGCTGTACCTGTACTCCAACGAGGTAACTAACCTCCAGGCTGGTACAATCTCAAATCTTCCCAAGCTTGAAGTGTTGTCCCTGTCCTTAAACCTGATAACTAACATCCAGGTTggtacattctcaaatctacccaaGCTTGAAGTGTTGTCCATACACTCCAACAACATAACCAACATCCACCCTGAAACTTTCTCAAATCTAACCCAGCTTCAAAAACTCTACCTGCACACAAACCAGATAACTAACATACATGTTggcacattctcaaatctatCCCAGCTCCAAGTGCTGTTGCTGCAAAACAACAAACTTGACTTGTTTCCTATTAAAGAATTGTCAATGGTCCCCAAAATTGTTTTGCTTGAGCTCCGGAACAACCAAATGGCAACACTACCATTGGAAGCCTATGACATACTGTCGTCAATCTCAAAAGTAGACGTTGaaaacaacccctggcagtgtgactgtaggatggttGGATTTAGGAAAGAAATTAGCGGGtctttagattttgaaaatcaggTGAAATGTACTAATCCACGCAACTATGGGCAACTGCTTAAAAACATCAATCCTAAGGATCTGACCTGTGAAGAGCCAACAATTGTGAGGTTTGAAAGGGGTGACAATAAGACATTTGTCCACGGGGAGACAATCCAAATGGTCTGTGAAGCATCAGGAGTCCCCATACCAGACATAGCAGTCAGTCTCCCATCTGGACAGAATGCAACTGTTGAGTCAGAAGGGAGGGTGACTGTGGATGTGAATGGTTCCATCACTATAGCCAATATGACAGCAGGAGATGCTGGTTTGTATGCCTGTATTGCAACAAGTCCTGTTGGCTCAACATCTGCCACACTGGTTATAAATGTTGACCTTAAAGAACCTACAACTGGCACAATGTCACCAGTAACTTCACCTCCTTATATTGTGAGATTCGAGAGCATTGATGATAGTCCATTGGTGCAGGGGGAGACACTCAATTTGGTCTGTGAAGCTTCAGGAATCCCCACACCAGACATCACAGTCACTCTCCCATCTGGACTGAATGCAACTGTTGAGTCAGCAGGGAAGGTGACTGTGGATGTGAATGGTGCTATAACGATAACagatgttactgcagcagatgctGGTTTGTACATCTGTATTGCAGCAAGTCTTGTTGGCTCCACATTTGCCACACTGTCCATATACATAAATTCCCAACTGAATGTACCCCCAACCAGTTTCTCCCAAACAATCATTGTTGGCTCTGTTGTGGGTGTGGTAGTTGGCACTGTCCTTTTTGTCATAATCTGGCACAAGAAAAGGAGCAAATGTTCCCCTTCAGAACACCACCTGAGTGTCACTATCAATGCGGCGACTGCTGTCACAGTCATCAATACTGAGCAGGCACAGGGTCATACCTCAATAGGGACAAATGAAGACCTTGAGTATGATAATGTAATAAGTCCATCCCATCGATCACATCTCGTCACAAACCACAGGCAGCATCTTGACGACAACTTTGAAGAGGGCTACGAGGTTCCTTCCATTCCCCTTATGAATGTAGCCAGCCCACAGGCTGATTACCAGAATGCTGCCATGTATGAAAATGAATCCATAGATGCTCATGACAGCCTACATGAGTACCAATCTCTGGATGAGGTAGAGACTGAGATTGAGAATGAACATGACTACCTAACTTTGAActag